One Mycolicibacterium fortuitum subsp. fortuitum genomic window carries:
- the glnA gene encoding type I glutamate--ammonia ligase has translation MDRQKEFVLRTLEERDIRFVRLWFTDVLGYLKSVAIAPAELEGAFEEGIGFDGSSIEGFARVSESDTVARPDPSTFQVLPWTTSAGKHYSARMFCDITMPDGSPSWADSRHVLRRQLAKASDLGFTCYVHPEIEFFLLQPGPDDGSVPVPADNSGYFDQAVHDSAPNFRRHAIEALEQMGISVEFSHHEGAPGQQEIDLRYADALSMADNVMTFRYLVKEVALADGVRASFMPKPFAEHPGSAMHTHMSLFEGDTNAFHSPDDPLQLSDVAKSFIAGILEHASEISAVTNQWVNSYKRLVHGGEAPTAASWGAANRSALVRVPMYTPRKASSRRVEVRSPDSACNPYLTFAVLLAAGLRGVEKGYVLGPQAEDNVWSLTAEERRAMGYRELPTSLGNALESMENSELVAEALGEHVFDYFLRNKRAEWENYRSHVTPYELKTYLSL, from the coding sequence ATGGACCGCCAGAAGGAATTCGTGCTGCGCACCCTGGAGGAACGCGATATCCGGTTCGTTCGGTTGTGGTTCACCGACGTCCTCGGCTACCTCAAATCGGTAGCGATCGCGCCCGCTGAACTCGAAGGCGCCTTCGAGGAGGGCATCGGATTCGACGGCTCTTCGATCGAGGGCTTCGCCCGTGTCTCCGAATCAGACACCGTCGCACGGCCCGATCCGTCCACCTTCCAGGTGCTGCCCTGGACCACCAGCGCGGGCAAGCACTACTCGGCGCGCATGTTCTGCGACATCACCATGCCCGACGGCTCACCCTCGTGGGCGGACTCCCGGCACGTGCTGCGCCGCCAGCTGGCCAAGGCCAGCGATCTGGGCTTCACCTGCTACGTGCACCCGGAGATCGAATTCTTCCTGCTACAGCCCGGCCCGGACGACGGGTCTGTGCCGGTGCCTGCGGACAACAGCGGCTACTTCGACCAGGCCGTGCACGATTCGGCCCCCAACTTCCGCCGGCACGCCATCGAGGCGCTCGAGCAGATGGGGATCTCGGTCGAGTTCAGCCATCACGAAGGCGCGCCGGGCCAGCAGGAGATCGACCTGCGCTACGCCGACGCGCTGTCGATGGCCGACAACGTGATGACCTTCCGTTACCTGGTCAAGGAAGTGGCGCTGGCCGACGGGGTGCGGGCGTCGTTCATGCCCAAGCCGTTCGCCGAGCATCCCGGTTCGGCCATGCACACCCACATGAGCCTGTTCGAGGGTGATACCAACGCCTTCCACAGCCCGGACGATCCGCTGCAGTTGTCCGACGTGGCCAAGTCGTTCATCGCAGGCATCCTCGAACACGCCAGCGAGATCAGCGCCGTCACCAACCAGTGGGTGAACTCCTACAAGCGGCTGGTGCACGGCGGCGAGGCGCCCACCGCGGCGTCGTGGGGTGCCGCCAACCGCTCCGCCCTGGTGCGGGTTCCGATGTACACCCCGCGCAAGGCCTCGTCACGGCGCGTCGAGGTGCGCAGCCCCGACTCGGCATGCAACCCGTACCTGACGTTCGCAGTGCTGCTGGCGGCCGGTCTGCGCGGCGTCGAGAAGGGCTACGTGCTGGGCCCGCAGGCAGAGGACAACGTCTGGAGCCTGACCGCCGAGGAGCGGCGCGCCATGGGCTACCGGGAGCTGCCGACCAGCCTGGGCAACGCCCTGGAGTCGATGGAGAACTCCGAGCTCGTCGCGGAAGCGTTGGGGGAGCACGTATTCGACTACTTCCTGCGCAACAAGCGCGCAGAGTGGGAGAACTACCGCAGCCACGTCACGCCGTACGAGCTGAAGACCTACCTGTCGCTGTAA
- a CDS encoding alpha/beta hydrolase, with translation MTAVWWAGRRAARALAVALLTAAAVVCPVVVPVAAAAPESGPGWGSCAQWVQDPARIPTAQCGTVAVPIDWNSADPQGALAQLAVIRIPATGARIGALFINPGGPGASAVDTVAGMGAALAGSPLTDHFDLVGFDPRGVGHSTPELRCRTDAEIDAYRREPMADYSPAGVAHIEGVYRQFAQQCLDRMGAPFLANVGTASAVRDMDAVRAALGEEQINYLGFSYGTELGGAYAEQFGDRVRTMVLDGAIDPSLDPITKNIRQLTGFQKAFDTYAADCAKSADCPLGTDPAQFVARYHRLIDPLVTAPASTSDPRGLGYADAITGTGNALYSARYWPYLTSGLLGLARGADAGDLLLLADDYWRRNDAGHYKNMQDAFTAIRCVDTPFPTDPAVWADADRRLRAAAPFMSYGEFTGYAPRDICALWPVPATSVPHPVTGPGPGKVVVVSTTGDPATPYQAGVDLARQMGASLISFNGTQHTVVFNGDACVDTAVLGFFVNQASPGDLSC, from the coding sequence ATGACTGCCGTGTGGTGGGCGGGCAGGCGGGCGGCGAGAGCCCTGGCGGTAGCTCTGCTCACCGCAGCCGCAGTGGTGTGCCCGGTCGTCGTACCGGTCGCGGCCGCGGCGCCGGAATCCGGGCCGGGGTGGGGAAGTTGCGCCCAATGGGTGCAAGACCCGGCACGGATCCCGACGGCGCAGTGCGGCACGGTCGCGGTTCCGATCGACTGGAACTCTGCGGATCCGCAAGGCGCACTAGCACAACTGGCCGTCATCCGCATCCCGGCCACCGGTGCGCGGATCGGCGCCCTGTTCATCAACCCCGGCGGCCCCGGCGCCTCGGCAGTGGACACCGTTGCCGGCATGGGTGCGGCACTGGCCGGCTCACCACTCACCGACCATTTCGACCTGGTCGGGTTCGATCCGCGCGGCGTCGGCCACTCCACCCCGGAGTTGCGGTGCCGCACCGACGCCGAGATCGACGCCTACCGGCGGGAGCCCATGGCCGACTACAGCCCGGCGGGCGTCGCTCATATCGAAGGCGTCTACCGGCAATTCGCCCAACAGTGCCTGGATCGCATGGGCGCGCCGTTCCTGGCCAACGTCGGTACCGCGTCGGCGGTGCGCGACATGGACGCGGTGCGGGCCGCGCTGGGGGAGGAGCAGATCAACTATCTGGGCTTCTCCTACGGCACCGAATTGGGCGGCGCGTACGCCGAACAGTTCGGCGACCGGGTGCGCACCATGGTGCTCGACGGGGCGATCGACCCGAGCCTGGACCCGATCACCAAGAACATCCGCCAACTCACCGGCTTCCAGAAGGCCTTCGACACCTACGCCGCGGACTGCGCGAAATCGGCCGACTGTCCACTGGGCACCGACCCGGCCCAGTTCGTCGCCAGGTACCACCGGCTGATCGATCCGCTGGTGACCGCGCCGGCCTCCACGTCGGACCCGCGCGGACTCGGCTACGCCGACGCCATCACCGGCACCGGCAACGCCCTCTATTCGGCGCGGTACTGGCCGTACCTGACCAGCGGACTGCTCGGGCTGGCCCGCGGCGCCGACGCCGGCGACCTGCTGCTGCTCGCCGACGACTACTGGCGTCGCAACGACGCCGGGCATTACAAGAACATGCAGGATGCGTTCACCGCGATCCGGTGTGTCGACACACCGTTCCCCACCGATCCGGCGGTGTGGGCCGACGCCGATCGGCGTCTGCGTGCCGCGGCCCCGTTCATGTCCTACGGCGAGTTCACGGGTTACGCACCCCGCGACATCTGCGCACTGTGGCCGGTGCCGGCGACGTCAGTGCCGCACCCGGTGACGGGACCCGGCCCGGGCAAGGTCGTGGTGGTGTCGACCACCGGCGACCCGGCCACGCCGTATCAAGCCGGTGTGGATCTGGCCCGGCAAATGGGCGCCTCACTCATCTCGTTCAACGGCACCCAACACACCGTGGTCTTTAACGGGGATGCCTGCGTCGACACCGCGGTGCTGGGTTTCTTCGTCAACCAAGCCTCACCGGGTGACCTCTCCTGCTAA